ATGTATGGCCTTCAATTTGATTATTATAAATAAGGTTACTATGAGGAGATAATTATATGACAAGTAAGCAAAGAGCTTATTTAAAAGGATTGGCGATGAATATAGATCCGGTTCTGCAGATTGGAAAATCTGCACTGACACCAGAATTCACTACATCTGCGGCAGAGGCATTAGAAGCAAGGGAACTGATTAAAATCAGTGTTCTTCAAAACTGTATGGAGGATCCAAAAACTATGGCTCAGATGCTGGCAGAGCGCACCGGATCGCAGGTTGTGCAGGTAATCGGGAAGAAAATCGTTCTTTATAAAGAAGGAAAAAAAGAGAAAAGGAAAATTGAACTGCCAAAATAACGGCAGAATTGAATCGCCTATGAAAAACAGAATCGGAATCATGGGAGGAACTTTTGATCCTATTCATATCGGACATCTGATACTGGGGGAGGCAGCATACGAACAATTTGGACTGGATGAGGTATGGTTTATGCCGGCCGGGAATCCTCCTCACAAGAGAAACAGGGCAGGATGTGCCAGTGATGCGCAGAGAACAGAGATGGTGAGGATGGCTATTGCCTCGAATCCTCATTTTGTCCTGTCTCTGGAAGAGATGAATGAAGATGGATATAGTTATACCTATCGTACATTGGAGCGTTTAACCACGGTTTATCCTGAGGCAGACTTCTATTTTATAATCGGAGCTGACTCCTTGTTTGATTTTGATACCTGGAGGGAGCCTCAGCGGATAGCGGATGCCTGTAATATCGTGGTTGCGACCAGAAACCAGATTAGTTCCGAGACATTTGACAAAGTTCTTGAAGAACGCAGGAACCAGTTTCACGGTTGTTTCCTGAAACTGGATACACCAAATTTAGACATCGCATCCAAGACTATACGCAGTTGGATAAGAAGTCATAAGACGACCAGGTATTATCTGCCTGAAGAAGTGCAAAGATATATTATGAAAAACAAGATTTACGAGGTATAGAAGATGGACGCTCCAAGATACGACTTGATAAGAATAGAAAATCGTTTGAAGAGAAAACTGGATAAAAAGCGGTTTCTGCATACGGAAGGTGTTATGTATACAGCCTCGGCACTGGCTATGGCTCACGCTCTCGACATTCATAAGGCCCAGACTGCGGGCTTGCTTCATGATTGTGCAAAATGTATCCCTGACAGAAAAAAGCTGGTATTATGCAAAAAGTTCCAGATCCCGGTATCGTCTTTTGAAGCTGAAAATCCTTCCTTGCTGCATGCAAAACTCGGGGCGTATCTGGCTAAAGCTGAATATGGTGTTACCGATCCCGATATCTTAAGTGCCATCACCTGGCATACAACAGGGAAACAGGATATGTCGGAGCTGGAAGAAATTATCTATATTGCAGACTATATTGAACCTGGACGGAATCAGGCTCCCAATCTTGCAGAAATCAGAAAACTGGCTTTTCAGGATATGAACGAATGCATGTATCATATTCTGAAAGACACAATCCGGTTTTTGAAGGAGAAGCCAAATTCCATGGATGATACCACAGAAGAAGCCTATCTATACTACAGTAATTATCATAATAGCAGAGAAGAATGAGGTATTTTAGATGAATCAATCAAAAGAAATGACACGAATTGCAATTGAAGCCCTGGAAGATAAAAAGGCCGCTGATATAAAGATTATCGACATTGAGCATATATCTACCCTTGCAGATTATTTTATTATTGCAAGTGGTACAAACCGTAATCAGGTACAGGCTATGTCCGATAATGTAGAAGAGGCGTTAAGCAAGGCCGGTTATGAGCCGAAACAGATTGAAGGGTATCAGAATGCAAATTGGGTTCTGATTGACTATGGTGATATCGTCCTTCATATATTTGATGAGGAAAACCGGTTGTTTTATGATTTGGAACGTATCTGGCGGGATGGGAAAGTAGTGGAAAAAGAGAAAATATAAATACTGCGAAGAAAGCGGCTCGAATGAACATAAATCATTCGGGCCGCTGCTTATTTCAAGATTATCTGAAAAATCGAAAGACTCCAATCACCTTTCCCAGAATTTGAAGTTCCCCATATACCAGAATTGGATCCATCGTGTCGTTCTCAGGTTGAAGCCTGTAATATCCATTCTCTTTAAAGTAGGTTTTTACAGTAGCAGAATCATCTACCATAGCAACTACCATATCACCATTCGATGCTGTGGTCCTCTTTTCAACCAATACAAAGTCACCACTCAGGATGCCGGCATTAATCATGCTTTCTCCTTTTACCTGGAGTAAAAATGTTTCCGCATTTGGGAGATGAGAAACGGGTATGGGCATATATTCAGTGATATTCTCCACTGCCAGCAGGGGCTGACCTGCTGCAACGGTACCAAGCACCGGAACCTGAACCAGTTCCAGCTCCGGTGTAGGTTCCCCACTTTCAAATTGTTCTATGCGCGTACGGTTGAACTCCTCATCCGTAATTTCAATTGCACGCGGAAGAGAGGGGTCTCTGCGGATAAAACCATTCTTTTCCAATGTTTCAAGATGCGCGTGTACAGATGAAGTTGATTTCAAATCAACTGCTCTGCAGATTTCCCGTACAGAAGGCGGAAAACCACGGGTGATAATCGTATTTTTTAAATAATCCAAAATTTCCTGCTGCTTTTTGCTGATCTTGCCATAAGCCATATGTAAAAATTCCTCCCGGATTGTTTCTGCTTTAAATAAGCTTCAATAGAATTGTTTTACTTATTATAACAGAAATTATTACATAAAGCAAACATATTATCGGAATGTTTGTTCGATGGATGGCAGATAATCAAGAGGCCGTAATCGTTCTCTTTTCTCTTTCTGAAGCCACTTCCTCAGGTGTTTTTTCTCTCAGACGGACAGCACCTCTGTAGTCGTGATTCGTGGGGATCAG
The window above is part of the Novisyntrophococcus fermenticellae genome. Proteins encoded here:
- the yqeK gene encoding bis(5'-nucleosyl)-tetraphosphatase (symmetrical) YqeK; this translates as MDAPRYDLIRIENRLKRKLDKKRFLHTEGVMYTASALAMAHALDIHKAQTAGLLHDCAKCIPDRKKLVLCKKFQIPVSSFEAENPSLLHAKLGAYLAKAEYGVTDPDILSAITWHTTGKQDMSELEEIIYIADYIEPGRNQAPNLAEIRKLAFQDMNECMYHILKDTIRFLKEKPNSMDDTTEEAYLYYSNYHNSREE
- the yhbY gene encoding ribosome assembly RNA-binding protein YhbY; this encodes MTSKQRAYLKGLAMNIDPVLQIGKSALTPEFTTSAAEALEARELIKISVLQNCMEDPKTMAQMLAERTGSQVVQVIGKKIVLYKEGKKEKRKIELPK
- the rsfS gene encoding ribosome silencing factor; translation: MNQSKEMTRIAIEALEDKKAADIKIIDIEHISTLADYFIIASGTNRNQVQAMSDNVEEALSKAGYEPKQIEGYQNANWVLIDYGDIVLHIFDEENRLFYDLERIWRDGKVVEKEKI
- the lexA gene encoding transcriptional repressor LexA; this translates as MAYGKISKKQQEILDYLKNTIITRGFPPSVREICRAVDLKSTSSVHAHLETLEKNGFIRRDPSLPRAIEITDEEFNRTRIEQFESGEPTPELELVQVPVLGTVAAGQPLLAVENITEYMPIPVSHLPNAETFLLQVKGESMINAGILSGDFVLVEKRTTASNGDMVVAMVDDSATVKTYFKENGYYRLQPENDTMDPILVYGELQILGKVIGVFRFFR
- the nadD gene encoding nicotinate-nucleotide adenylyltransferase translates to MNCQNNGRIESPMKNRIGIMGGTFDPIHIGHLILGEAAYEQFGLDEVWFMPAGNPPHKRNRAGCASDAQRTEMVRMAIASNPHFVLSLEEMNEDGYSYTYRTLERLTTVYPEADFYFIIGADSLFDFDTWREPQRIADACNIVVATRNQISSETFDKVLEERRNQFHGCFLKLDTPNLDIASKTIRSWIRSHKTTRYYLPEEVQRYIMKNKIYEV